A region of Lycium barbarum isolate Lr01 chromosome 1, ASM1917538v2, whole genome shotgun sequence DNA encodes the following proteins:
- the LOC132634468 gene encoding probable glucuronoxylan glucuronosyltransferase F8H isoform X2 produces MIAVVKASAIANWVNAAAFMVSLVGEGCSERQELSCNYPGSKEQPFGHWVVSICPAYCDTTRAMCFCGEGTKYPNRPLAETCGFTINPPSKPGGAPVTDFTKADLDVFTTNGSKRGWCNVDPAEAYASKVLFKEECDCKYDGLWGRFCEVSVLSTCINQCSGHGLCRGGFCQCDSGWFGADCSVPSHLSSIREWPLWLRPAQVNVPENVNSGENLVNLNAISEKKRPLIYVYDLPPDFNSLLLEGRHFKLECVNRIYDQRNATVWTDQLYGAQMALYESMLASPHRTLNGEEADFFFVPVLDSCIITRADDAPHLSMQEHLHEGLRSSLTLEFYKKAYDHIITQYPYWNHSSGKDHIWFFAWDEGACYAPKEIWNSIMLVHWGNTNSKHNHSTTAYWGDNWDPISSDRRGNHSCFDPDKDLVLPAWKRPDEGSLNAKHWSRPREERKTFFYFNGNLGPAYENGRPEATYSMGIRQKVAEEFGSTPNKEGKLGKQHAEDVIVTPLRAGNYHEELGSSVFCGVMPGDGWSGRMEDSILQGCIPVVIQDGIYLPYENFLNYESFAVRIREDEIPNLLNILRSFNETEIEFKLANVKKIWPRFLYRDSVVLEAERQKAVRGSVEDWGLQFLQLEEDDVFATLIQVLHYKLHNDPWRRQLLLQKKEFGLPKECLLRTE; encoded by the exons ATGATTGCAGTGGTCAAGGCATCTGCAATCGCGAATTGGGTCAATGCCGCTGCTTTCATGGTTTCACTGGTAG GTGAAGGATGTTCAGAGAGGCAGGAGTTGAGCTGCAACTACCCTGGATCAAAGGAGCAACCTTTTGGGCATTGGGTTGTCTCAATTTGTCCTGCTTATTGTGACACTACAAGAGCAATGTGCTTTTGTGGGGAAGGCACAAAATACCCAAATCGTCCTCTTGCTGAGACGTGTGGCTTTACAATCAA TCCTCCATCCAAACCTGGTGGTGCTCCTGTGACTGACTTCACAAAAGCTGACCTCGATGTCTTCACTACAAATGGTAGCAAACGAGGATGGTGTAATGTGGATCCTGCAGAAGCTTATGCTTCCAAGGTGCTTTTCAAGGAGGAGTGTGATTGCAAGTATGACGGTCTTTGGGGTCGTTTCTGTGAGGTGTCTGTGCTAAGCACTTGTATAAATCAATGTTCGGGCCATGGGTTGTGTCGAGGTGGATTTTGTCAG TGTGACAGCGGTTGGTTCGGAGCAGATTGCAGTGTACCCTCCCATTTGTCATCCATTAGAGAGTGGCCTCTCTGGCTACGACCAGCGCAGGTTAACGTTCCTGAGAATGTGAACAGTGGAGAAAATCTTGTCAATCTGAATGCTATCTCGGAGAAGAAAAGGCCCCTTATATATGTTTATGACTTGCCCCCAGACTTCAACAGTCTTCTTCTGGAG GGACGACATTTTAAACTAGAATGTGTGAACAGAATCTATGATCAGAGAAATGCTACAGTATGGACTGACCAGCTGTATGGTGCACAG ATGGCACTCTATGAAAGTATGTTAGCTAGCCCTCATCGGACATTGAATGGAGAGGAAGCAGACTTTTTCTTTGTTCCAGTTCTTGATTCATGTATTATAACTCGTGCTGATGATGCTCCACACTTGAGCATGCAG GAACACCTCCACGAGGGGTTGAGAAGTTCTCTGACGCTTGAATTCTATAAAAAGGCTTATGATCATATTATCACACAGTATCCGTATTGGAACCACTCATCTGGCAAGGATCACATCTGG TTCTTCGCATGGGATGAAGGTGCTTGCTATGCTCCTAAAGAGATATGGAACAGCATTATGTTGGTCCATTGGGGTAATACAAACTCAAAGCATAACCATTCAACAACAGCATATTGGGGTGATAATTGGGATCCAATTTCCTCGGATAGAAGAGGAAACCACTCCTGCTTTGACCCAGATAAAGATCTCGTACTTCCAGCTTGGAAACGACCTGATGAAGGTTCCCTAAATGCTAAGCATTGGTCCAG ACCTCGTGAGGAGCGGAAAACATTCTTCTATTTTAATGGCAATCTTGGACCAGCTTATGAAAATGGAAGACCAGAAGCTAC GTATAGTATGGGCAtaaggcaaaaagtggctgaagAATTTGGATCAACCCCTAACAAGGAAGGTAAGCTTGGCAAGCAGCATGCAGAAGATGTGATAGTGACACCACTACGTGCTGGGAACTACCACGAGGAATTGGGAAGTTCCGTCTTTTGTGGGGTTATGCCTGGGGATGGTTGGAGTGGACGAATGGAAGATAGTATTTTGCAAGGATGCATTCCTGTGGTGATTCAG GATGGGATATACCTGCCATATGAGAATTTTCTCAACTATGAAAGTTTTGCAGTAAGGATACGTGAAGATGAAATACCCAATCTGTTAAACATTCTACGG AGTTTTAACGAAACAGAAATTGAATTTAAATTGGCGAATGTGAAGAAAATCTGGCCGAGATTTTTGTATCGCGATTCAGTTGTGCTTGAAGCTGAGAGGCAAAAGGCAGTACGTGGGAGTGTCGAGGACTGGGGTCTACAGTTTTTGCAGCTAGAGGAAGATGATGTCTTTGCCACACTCATACAG GTGTTGCATTACAAGTTGCATAATGATCCTTGGAGACGACAACTTCTTCTGCAGAAAAAGGAATTTGGATTACCTAAAGAATGCTTGCTTCGAACAGAGTGA
- the LOC132634468 gene encoding uncharacterized protein LOC132634468 isoform X1 yields the protein MLSIQKWKCSWSTVAAVASIVTLVSVVHLFLYPVVPSLDYFRTFQNSCVNINRSNEGEKIILKDDKSTEGSERNVDTRATPMIDLNVQFPVDLHNAVVYRGAPWKGEVGRWLAGCDSNTSAVKVVEQISGKSCRNDCSGQGICNRELGQCRCFHGFTGEGCSERQELSCNYPGSKEQPFGHWVVSICPAYCDTTRAMCFCGEGTKYPNRPLAETCGFTINPPSKPGGAPVTDFTKADLDVFTTNGSKRGWCNVDPAEAYASKVLFKEECDCKYDGLWGRFCEVSVLSTCINQCSGHGLCRGGFCQCDSGWFGADCSVPSHLSSIREWPLWLRPAQVNVPENVNSGENLVNLNAISEKKRPLIYVYDLPPDFNSLLLEGRHFKLECVNRIYDQRNATVWTDQLYGAQMALYESMLASPHRTLNGEEADFFFVPVLDSCIITRADDAPHLSMQEHLHEGLRSSLTLEFYKKAYDHIITQYPYWNHSSGKDHIWFFAWDEGACYAPKEIWNSIMLVHWGNTNSKHNHSTTAYWGDNWDPISSDRRGNHSCFDPDKDLVLPAWKRPDEGSLNAKHWSRPREERKTFFYFNGNLGPAYENGRPEATYSMGIRQKVAEEFGSTPNKEGKLGKQHAEDVIVTPLRAGNYHEELGSSVFCGVMPGDGWSGRMEDSILQGCIPVVIQDGIYLPYENFLNYESFAVRIREDEIPNLLNILRSFNETEIEFKLANVKKIWPRFLYRDSVVLEAERQKAVRGSVEDWGLQFLQLEEDDVFATLIQVLHYKLHNDPWRRQLLLQKKEFGLPKECLLRTE from the exons ATGTTATCTATCCAGAAATGGAAGTGTTCATGGTCCACAGTGGCTGCAGTTGCTTCAATTGTGACATTGGTTTCAGTTGTTCATTTATTCCTGTACCCGGTTGTGCCCTCCTTGGATTACTTTAGGACATTTCAGAACTCTTGTGTCAATATAAATAGATCCAATGAAGGAGAAAAAATTATTCTAAAGGATGATAAGTCAACTGAAGGAAGTGAAAGGAATGTTGATACAAGGGCGACGCCAATGATTGATCTGAATGTTCAATTTCCTGTTGATTTACACAATGCTGTGGTATATCGAGGTGCTCCGTGGAAGGGTGAGGTTGGCCGGTGGTTAGCTGGTTGCGACTCAAATACTTCTGCAGTTAAAGTCGTTGAG CAAATCAGTGGCAAGAGCTGCAGGAATGATTGCAGTGGTCAAGGCATCTGCAATCGCGAATTGGGTCAATGCCGCTGCTTTCATGGTTTCACTG GTGAAGGATGTTCAGAGAGGCAGGAGTTGAGCTGCAACTACCCTGGATCAAAGGAGCAACCTTTTGGGCATTGGGTTGTCTCAATTTGTCCTGCTTATTGTGACACTACAAGAGCAATGTGCTTTTGTGGGGAAGGCACAAAATACCCAAATCGTCCTCTTGCTGAGACGTGTGGCTTTACAATCAA TCCTCCATCCAAACCTGGTGGTGCTCCTGTGACTGACTTCACAAAAGCTGACCTCGATGTCTTCACTACAAATGGTAGCAAACGAGGATGGTGTAATGTGGATCCTGCAGAAGCTTATGCTTCCAAGGTGCTTTTCAAGGAGGAGTGTGATTGCAAGTATGACGGTCTTTGGGGTCGTTTCTGTGAGGTGTCTGTGCTAAGCACTTGTATAAATCAATGTTCGGGCCATGGGTTGTGTCGAGGTGGATTTTGTCAG TGTGACAGCGGTTGGTTCGGAGCAGATTGCAGTGTACCCTCCCATTTGTCATCCATTAGAGAGTGGCCTCTCTGGCTACGACCAGCGCAGGTTAACGTTCCTGAGAATGTGAACAGTGGAGAAAATCTTGTCAATCTGAATGCTATCTCGGAGAAGAAAAGGCCCCTTATATATGTTTATGACTTGCCCCCAGACTTCAACAGTCTTCTTCTGGAG GGACGACATTTTAAACTAGAATGTGTGAACAGAATCTATGATCAGAGAAATGCTACAGTATGGACTGACCAGCTGTATGGTGCACAG ATGGCACTCTATGAAAGTATGTTAGCTAGCCCTCATCGGACATTGAATGGAGAGGAAGCAGACTTTTTCTTTGTTCCAGTTCTTGATTCATGTATTATAACTCGTGCTGATGATGCTCCACACTTGAGCATGCAG GAACACCTCCACGAGGGGTTGAGAAGTTCTCTGACGCTTGAATTCTATAAAAAGGCTTATGATCATATTATCACACAGTATCCGTATTGGAACCACTCATCTGGCAAGGATCACATCTGG TTCTTCGCATGGGATGAAGGTGCTTGCTATGCTCCTAAAGAGATATGGAACAGCATTATGTTGGTCCATTGGGGTAATACAAACTCAAAGCATAACCATTCAACAACAGCATATTGGGGTGATAATTGGGATCCAATTTCCTCGGATAGAAGAGGAAACCACTCCTGCTTTGACCCAGATAAAGATCTCGTACTTCCAGCTTGGAAACGACCTGATGAAGGTTCCCTAAATGCTAAGCATTGGTCCAG ACCTCGTGAGGAGCGGAAAACATTCTTCTATTTTAATGGCAATCTTGGACCAGCTTATGAAAATGGAAGACCAGAAGCTAC GTATAGTATGGGCAtaaggcaaaaagtggctgaagAATTTGGATCAACCCCTAACAAGGAAGGTAAGCTTGGCAAGCAGCATGCAGAAGATGTGATAGTGACACCACTACGTGCTGGGAACTACCACGAGGAATTGGGAAGTTCCGTCTTTTGTGGGGTTATGCCTGGGGATGGTTGGAGTGGACGAATGGAAGATAGTATTTTGCAAGGATGCATTCCTGTGGTGATTCAG GATGGGATATACCTGCCATATGAGAATTTTCTCAACTATGAAAGTTTTGCAGTAAGGATACGTGAAGATGAAATACCCAATCTGTTAAACATTCTACGG AGTTTTAACGAAACAGAAATTGAATTTAAATTGGCGAATGTGAAGAAAATCTGGCCGAGATTTTTGTATCGCGATTCAGTTGTGCTTGAAGCTGAGAGGCAAAAGGCAGTACGTGGGAGTGTCGAGGACTGGGGTCTACAGTTTTTGCAGCTAGAGGAAGATGATGTCTTTGCCACACTCATACAG GTGTTGCATTACAAGTTGCATAATGATCCTTGGAGACGACAACTTCTTCTGCAGAAAAAGGAATTTGGATTACCTAAAGAATGCTTGCTTCGAACAGAGTGA